A DNA window from Mastomys coucha isolate ucsf_1 unplaced genomic scaffold, UCSF_Mcou_1 pScaffold21, whole genome shotgun sequence contains the following coding sequences:
- the LOC116101279 gene encoding vomeronasal type-2 receptor 116-like, producing MLSLMSVFLILKYLLRLSAAHNKCFWRIKRNENNVGHMEDDCFFYIYTRQGPLLNDYFDGNSDIQLTTRNIHLIFSLLFAFKQINRNSQILPNISLIVKVDCAKKEDLQIITIFSKSDTFIPNYNCKHKRRLLTVLTGPRWFSSLIWGPLLHIFAVPQLYYGQFHPLLSDQKHYPYLYQMSPKDTFLALAMMTLVVHFKWNWVGLVISEDEQGIQFLSKFRGEMHKHRVCLAFVNMIIENIQLHQNRAENCYNQILMSSAKVIIIYGDPDTLTVHFTLWQHLGIERLWITTLQLDKSTSKGDFLVTSFHGIFIFSHPHSEIPGFKKFIQTVHPSNYNKDTSLARIWWMYFNCSLPSHCKTLKNCSTKILLEWLSRHQFDVSMSESCYNLYNAVYAVAYAVHEMLIQHTEHWQKNIGKGLEFYSWKMVPFLEKNKFINPSGYQFNINQKGKLDIEYNIVYTMNLLPALGLNVQIGKFSQNFLYGQQFYITEEMTDWTMDIRQTIPSVCSMPCSVGSRKFLQKGKAVCCFDCTPCPENEISNMTDMDQCVKCPHDQYANIKQTHCLKKVETYLAYEDPLGMALASLALFFSALTAVILSIFLKHQDNPIVKANNRFLSYILLISLIFCFLCSLLFIGHPHMATCILQQTTFAVFTVAVSAILAKTITVVMAFKITDPRIKIRQMLVTRTPNSIVPICTMIQLILCGTWLGTSPPFVDTDPHFLHGHIIIVCNKGSVIAFYCVLGYLGLLAMGSFTVAFLARNLPDRFNEAKFITFSMLVFCSVWITFLPVYHSAKGKAMVFVEIFSILTSSAGLLVCIFFPKTLTILLRPENNFTQKFSSTHSKIENTPNTLQIS from the exons ATGTTATCTTTAATGTCTGTCTTCCTCATTCTGAAGTATTTATTACGTTTGAGTGCAGCACATAACAAGTGCTTTTGGAGAATAAAACGAAATGAAAACAACGTTGGACATATGGAGGATGACTGTTTTTTTTACATATACACAAGACAGGGTCCACTGTTGAATGACTATTTTGACGGAAATTCAGATATTCA ATTGACAACCAGGAACATCCACTTGATTTTTTCTCTATTATTTGccttcaaacaaataaacaggaacAGTCAAATTTTGCCCAATATTTCTCTTATAGTTAAAGTCGATTGTGCCAAAAAGGAAGATCTACAAATAATAACCATATTCTCAAAAAGTGACACATTTATTCCTAACTACAACTGTAAACATAAAAGAAGATTGTTAACTGTACTTACAGGACCACGGTGGTTTTCATCTCTTATATGGGGGCCACTCCTACACATCTTTGCAGTACCACAG CTTTACTATGGGCAATTTCATCCTCTTCTGAGTGACCAGAAACACTATCCTTATCTGTACCAGATGTCTCCAAAGGACACATTTCTGGCACTAGCCATGATGACATTGGTGGTTCATTTTAAATGGAATTGGGTGGGACTAGTTATTTCAGAAGATGAACAAGGCATTCAGTTTCTTTCTAAGTTTAGAGGAGAGATGCACAAACACAGAGTCTGTTTAGCCTTTGTGAATATGATCATAGAAAATATACAGTTACACCAGAACAGAGCTGAAAATTGTTATAACCAGATCTTGATGTCATCGGCAAAAGTTATTATCATTTATGGTGACCCAGACACTCTAACTGTACACTTTACACTGTGGCAACATTTAGGCATTGAGAGACTTTGGATCACCACCTTACAATTGGATAAGAGCACAAGTAAAGGAGACTTCCTTGTTACCTCATTTCATgggattttcattttttcccatcCCCATTCTGAGATTCCTGGATTTAAAAAATTCATCCAGACAGTGCATCCTTCCAACTACAATAAAGATACTTCCCTTGCTAGGATATGGTGGATGTATTTTAACTGTTCATTGCCATCTCATtgtaaaacactgaaaaattgtTCAACTAAAATCCTATTAGAATGGTTATCCCGGCACCAGTTTGACGTGTCCATGAGTGAGTCATGTTACAACCTATACAATGCTGTCTATGCTGTAGCCTATGCGGTTCATGAAATGCTTATTCAACATACAGAACATTGGCAAAAGAATATTGGAAAAGGACTGGAATTTTACTCCTGGAAG ATGGTCCCTTTCCTGGAGAAGAACAAATTTATAAATCCCTCTGGATATCAATTCAACATTAATCAAAAAGGGAAACTGGATATAGAATATAACATTGTCTATACTATGAATCTTCTACCAGCTCTTGGACTTAATGTGCAAATAGGAAAGTTTTCCCAAAATTTTCTGTATGGTCAACAATTTTATATAACTGAAGAAATGACAGATTGGACCATGGACATAAGACAG ACAATACCATCTGTCTGCAGTATGCCCTGTAGTGTAGGATCCCGAAAATTCCTTCAGAAGGGAAAGGCTGTCTGCTGTTTTGATTGTACTCCATGTCCAGAGAATGAAATTTCCAACATGACAG ACATGGATCAATGTGTGAAGTGTCCACATGATCAATATgccaacataaaacaaactcaCTGCCTAAAGAAAGTTGAGACCTACCTGGCTTATGAAGACCCCTTGGGAATGGCTCTTGCCTCCTTGGCCCTGTTCTTCTCTGCTCTCACAGCTGTTATACTCAGTATCTTTTTGAAGCACCAAGACAATCCTATTGTCAAGGCAAATAACCGATTTCTCAGCTACATTCTGCTCATCtctctcattttttgttttctttgttccttgcTCTTCATTGGCCATCCACATATGGCTACCTGCATCCTGCAGCAGACCACATTTGCAGTTTTCACTGTAGCAGTTTCTGCTATTTTGGCTAAAACAATTACTGTAGTCATGGCTTTCAAGATCACCGATCCAAGAATAAAGATAAGACAGATGTTAGTAACAAGGACACCTAACTCTATCGTTCCCATCTGCACCATGATCCAACTTATTCTCTGTGGAACCTGGCTAGGAACATCGCCTCCATTTGTTGATACTGATCCACACTTTTTACATGGCCACATCATCATTGTCTGCAACAAGGGTTCAGTTATTGCCTTCTACTGTGTCCTGGGATACTTGGGCTTATTAGCCATGGGGAGTTTCACTGTAGCTTTTCTGGCAAGAAATTTGCCTGATCGATTCAATGAAGCCAAGTTCATAACATTTAGTATGCTGGTCTTCTGTAGTGTGTGGATTACTTTTCTCCCTGTCTACCACAGTGCCAAGGGAAAGGCAATGGTGTTCGTGGAAATTTTTTCTATCTTGACTTCCAGTGCAGGgttgcttgtttgtatttttttcccaaagaccCTCACAATTTTGTTAAGAccagaaaataattttactcaAAAGTTCAGTAGCACACATTCTAAAATTGAAAATACCCCTAATACTTTACAAATATCTTAA